The genome window catggaaaaatagaaatgatatcaagttacaaatgtaccttcggcttgaaagaaggcaaaaatacaagtgtgacgcaaaagcaaatgccaagtcagcgtgaacagtacgggagcactattcatctatttataggcacgggacacagcccatgtaaaattacactcatgccctttacatttgctaatgactctatagtaatccatcgaggtctaaatagccttttcccttttaagtcggttcccctttctgctattatgccgaagctcccctgtgcacagcttcggctctgcgccaaccttcgtattctttgtacttcttcacattgtggttctggtccgagtccgaaggtacctattcatgtattatactccagaaacattgttaaatcatgttttgaggaccttcggaagacgaaggccctcaACAAGCGTCTCCTGATTGgtgtctagtggctgcagagcagcccctgtcgctgttgtcttcttcggcggcatgacaaagaCTAGCGTTTgctgaaggttgtggaagtgagttcaccggaggtgggcgtcaatgttggtcacttgttcgcaaatgctgtgaatcaagaacaaggcaacacaattgttaattattaggGACCTTCATCTTCTGAAGTATTATCTCCCCATGGATAaaatgatcatcagacgaaggtcatgaaggacatgccttcatcattcaaTATGTAAACAAGAATGTAAAGAGACGAAGACAGTAAGTATATCTCattaattcattcatatttgcattctaTAAAACATGTGTGAATATCAACAGaacttatattacattgatacctttggtttgctcgaaggtgaagacacgagagagtgattacgattcagcgtgaacagtacggtgctactgttcatctatttataggcacgggacgcagcccgggtaaaagtacattcatgtccccaatattcacttatgatcgtaatgcaagtcattaaggactaagtagtctttttcccCCTTCGGTCAGCATCATCATCATACTTCATCTTTGTTGTGAGCCAAAGTTGTCAATCTGGCGATAGCTTCGGTGTTTATTCTTATCATCTTTAGATCTGTCTTCATCTCGTATGCCTTCAACATGAGGAAGAGACTTGCATCCTGAAaacgaagctccctgtaatagcttatgctgaaaacaaatggttaataaTATTTTTGAGGTCCTTCTGAAAAGGAAGCCCCCCAACAGATAGTTTATCTATTGTATGAGTTTTGACTAGGTGAAAATTATAGGATATATTGTTTTGGAATGGAGTTTCTGAGAGCACTTATtgggggtgaatagatgatcctgCGAAAACAACAAACTTGATCTATAAATAGGATTAGTGAAATCTAAAACAAAGTTTCAATTAAGTATAGAAGGAGGATcttttcacttaattgctctcacaaTATGTGTATTAATAATCAAAGTGAGGTAGAGAGCTCGGAAGAACAAAATCATAATGCAAGTCAGTGAACAATGAGATACGACGATTTTATCCCGTCGTTCGACCgaggcctacctccacgttgtggtgtcccgatGGACGAAGATTGCacccaacccctctcaagtgatcttgagatcaaacttgagtaccacagttgtcttccttatagtatgttcccgtttgtgaggaatctccataagctggagtctctcacaccttacacaataTAATCACAATTACGAACAAGAATAATAGATAGAGAGAAGCAACATACACAACGGCAAATATGCAACAAGACCACACACATAAGTGAAGAAAAGAGCGCACGAATGAAAACCAACAGAGTTTCAAACCAAAACGCGCTCATATCTCTCTCGAACGAACCAAGGCCTGATCAGAGTCTCGGAGTATGTTATATGCTCCTGTGTTTTTCTCGATGTGTTGTTCGGGTTCTTCTCCATGGCGTCCAGGggatccttttatagccccaaggagccTAGGAGCCATTGGCATTTAGGAAGCAGTCAACCTTCCCTGTCTGCTTGCACCAGATTGAACAATCAACGATCTGTTTCCTTAATTGGTCGAGCTGACCGTTGTGTGCCTTcggtcgcatggcacaccggatatGACTCGCTCGAGGCCACAACGTGCCCGAGGCATCAATGTGCCCGAGGCAGTAGCTCTGTCGAGGCCATAGCTTGTCTGATGCCATGACTCGTCCGAGGCAGTCATGTCCCGCCTAAggtagtcacgactcgcccgagcgcaGTCCTAATTTGCCCGAGCGCATCTCCGACTCGCCCGAGCATATTTCGATTCGCCCGAGCGCAGTTTGGGTGACTGTCCGATGAGGCCGAGACTAGCCCAAGTTTGGCtatacttagccaaacttcttcaCTACACTTTGGCTCGACTTGAGAAGTTCGCTAGCACTTAGATGAATACTGTTAGCACCTGAAACAAATGGCTAAttgtagaaacatacctttgcttcaATTTGCTTTCTAAACACATGTGTTCATGCTCATAGGAGTAGTGTTAGTTCTTAGTAATacgttgagcatttaatcaccaaaacaaataaaattggaccaacagcacatttctctttcagttTCAAGTTGTCTAATTCATTCCCTCTAAGGCGTCACAATCCAATTTGGGACAAAACAACTAAGTCCACTAATTTGAGTCTTGATTTGAATGTATGGACAAATGATGTCATCTTTGCATAGCATTGCAGACTTTGTGTGTAATTTCTTTTGTTTAAGCGTTCTCCTATTTCGCTCTTTCTAAATATTCCACTACAAAATGGACTATAATGCCATCACAATATTTTCTCTGTTATTTTTAACAAACCTGGTTCTACATTTGCGCCAAAACTTATGAATGTCGATCACGCTGAGATTAGAAAAATCAAACCACTATTTAATAAGTGTCCATCCCTATCTTGTAAAAGGGCAATTTTTACACCAGTAAAAGCTCTCAAATCATGGCttgtttttttttaatttaaGAGATAGAGTTTAGAGTTGGAGGGGCCGAGGGGATACCAAAGATCATAACCGTCGCCGTGTATACGAGTCTATCTGTACACATTTGCTAAACATTACAAAGGGCAGGCAACACTACTGACAGAGTGACTGACAGTGACACGGCGTCACTGGTCTCCATCACCATCCTGCTCTCCAGATCCGCCACTGCCTGTACTGTACACGCACGTATCCTCTGTAGTCTCTGCTGCACCGGCACATGTTTGTCTCGTCTCCACCTTCATGGCCTTCCAGGACATCACGGTCGGCACCTGAacgtgcggcggcggcggcttggaGCTATTGTTGCGTGCGTGTGCAGGTTCAGCCGCTCACCGTCAGTGACAGTGCCGCGGTCAGTAGGCACGTCGTCGCCAGCGACGCGACGGCCGCCGTCGCCGTCGTCTTGCGGCCGGGCAGCGCCCTCGCTGCGGCGCTGATGTTGTCGCCGTAGTCCGGCGGCGACATGTTCCCGTACAGCGGAGGAGAGTTGGCGTATCCGGCCGGCGGAGAGCTCCCGTACCCGGGGCCGGGCGGAGACCCGTTCGTTGGCGTCAGCGGAGTCGACGTGTTCAGGACCGAAGCGCCGGTGCTGTCAGTTCACCAGAAACAGCAGAGATCAGTATGTTTCCTGTATTTCTTGATCCTTTTAGCTTGAGCTGGTAGAGTTTACCTCGTTGATGGATACTGGCACGTCGAAGTGCCTGCGCATGCAGTTATTGGAAACGAATGAGTGAACATCTATCTATACATGCAGATCGCAGAACAAGAAAGAGCTTGCCTTGATGGTCTCGACCTCGACGTGTGGAGGAGAGCTTACTTGGGTCTGCGGTGGTGAGGGCGGCGGTGCCGCCAAAGTCGCAGCTGGTCTGCACGGGGTTCTTCTGGTAGTAGCTGTTGAAGGCGTAGGACGCGTGGTCGCGGACGGTGTCCGGGCTGAAGCAGCTCCCGCCCTGCTGGATCGCGGAGCAGTCCGCGCCGCCCTGCCCGCACGCGTAGTCCAGCGCCACCCGCAGCGCCGTCGCGCTCGCGCTGGGGCTCGCCACGCACCAGCTCCCGCCGGTGGCCGGCGActgcgtcgtcgtcgccgccgccgccgccgtcgggtCCACCACCGGGACCGTGGCCAGGGGCGACGTCACGTCGCGCTCCAGCCGCTCTGCCGCCACGTCCGCTCCCTGCTCGCTTCCTCCCCCTGCAGACAGCGTGAAGCAGACCATCATCTTTCAGTTCAGCAGCGCCTGGATGAACGAAAGCTCTCCAGTATCTGGACGCTGCAGATTAGTAAGCAGTACGAACGAAAGCAGATTTTTGTCTGTTGCTGCGACCTACTGGGTACTGACATGACACACTCTCACTCTCTGCTCGTCAGCTTCAACAGCTGAACAAAGCGACGAAACGAAACTAGCAGGCAAAGACAGCAGAGTAGGTACAGTAACTCACCATGGCAGTGGCAGGCGAAGATGACAAGAAGAGACGCAAAGCCATGAACTGGCCTCAGAGGCATGGTCAGGACAGGAGGCGTGCAGTCTGGGCAGGGGAACAAGAGGAAACTTGGGCGTGCAGTGCAGGGTGCCTGGTGGTCAGGACAGGAGGCGGCGGTTGACACTGAACGCTAGTCATTCAGCGAGAGGAGTGGGAAAGTAAAAAGGAAAAAACAAGAGAAAAGAAAGTCTGTGATGCGATGTGGGGGGGTTCGTCTTCATGATGGCTTGTTAGCCGCCATGATGAGAAGCGGATTCCCGTTGAGTGCAGCCGGATTAGAGCGGCCATTTCCTTTTTACTTTTCCTCCGTTCCAGATTCGTGTGGGATGGAGTGGAATGTGATGCCCTCTTTCAGACAGACAGACGTCGAGCTCACCTTCTTTTACCTGTCGATCCATGCACCGGCCGGGCTGGTCTGGATGGATGGAGGAGATGTGCTTTCTAATGGCATCCCTTGTTACCGGTTCCGTTTGATTTTGTGGTAGACATGCATGTTGGCCATTTTTTTGGTTTAGCGTTGATTAATTCTATTCTGACCGGCCTGTCTATGTTCATGCTCTTAATTCTTCTTTGCGATTTCAGATATAACCTTTCGAAGATCATTAGTAGGGAATAAGCTGCTACAGCCTACAGTTGTAGCCTGTAGGTCGGTCGGTCGGTCTGATTGCAAATATTACCTTAGATAATGACAAGGATTCTTTCTGTTGGACCTAGCATGCATGTTAATGGCTTGTTCTTGCGCCGCCTAGTAGTCTACTAGTAGTAGAAGTTGAGAAGGAGAAGGAACGTGGACACCACTCTGAAGCCGGAGCATCCGTTGGGTTGGGTGGGTGGGCGAGCAGCAGATGCGGCGTTGCACTAGGCTGCAGGCGTAAAGGCCGGGAAGCTATCGGAGAACTGAAATTTAGACTCTGCAGGCGTAAACTGGCAAATTTAGACACGTTTGAATCATAAACAGTTTTCAAAAGCCATTTAAAAAAACTAGGCGATCAAGCAGGACCGGACACAGAACGGAGAGTTTGAAAATCCCGGTCCTCGTACAGACTCTAGAGGCAGACAAACATAAATTAACTAAACAAAAGCCGCCGTATCCTCCTCCCTGCTGTTCTAGGGATTGCTGCTAATTGCAACACTAATAACAGCAGCAAGACATGTAGGCGCCCAGCCAGGCTGAAGCTGCACAATGGATGCTTGTGGCCCGCGTCTGCGTCTTAATAATAGAAAAAGGTTTGTGCTGACTGCTTTACCGCCTCAAGTGGGGCAGATGACAGAAAAAAAGATAACAGGTTTGACACGATAACTACTAGGTGAAAAAAACATTTTAGATTAGATTTTTTTTGGTTTTTTAAGATATTGTTCAGATTTTAGTAGAGCTAAAATCTAATTTGGAAGCTCATAAGACATTTTCGTGAGGTCCAGATATTCTGCTTAGATTCTTCATAATAGTCCTTGTATATCTTTAGGGTTTCTTCTCAGCCTTAGAGACATTTTGCATGGTTTTTTAAACTAAAAACCATGAAAAGCTCTTCTAACTAGAGCAGGAAGATAGTTTAAACCTTTTTGGGATTTAAAAGGGTGGGTAAGATGTCTGGTTTTAACGTTTGATTGGAAAAAATAGATCATCATCATGATACTAATTTAGGGAGGCAAAAAATGGCTATTCAGGCTAGTGTGCTcaactggtgctggtgctggtgctttcTCCTTGGCCCAATACTAGATTGGCCACGTCAGATGGCCCATGGGCTGCCATTTTAGCCCTACAACCATCTAAACGATAACTTGATCGGCCACGACGAGGCTGGAGAAAGGGTTGCATTGCATGAACTCGGTTTCACCTGAACAGATTCAGTGAGAAACGTTTTAGAATCTTTTAACAGGATCGCTAGAACCGCTGCCAAGCACCACAAAGAGAGGAACGAATCACAAGCTGACTCCAAACCTTTATCTCTCCATTTGGATGCGCCAATTGAAGGCCTCCAGTGCTGCTGAAGAAATCCGACAGCTTTGTGAAGTACAGCTTTGGTTTGGGTTCGTTCTCGAATATTTTGTTGTAattttagagaaataagtgacatgcttccaacatatttaaatatattaaatatttTAATTCTAAATAAAACAACAATATAACTTAGATAAATGTCATATATAATTATAGCAGCAataaacagtagcaattctaatacatgaaaacatgtaaaatagctactCAGTTCCATTTCAATATTAAACATGGCTAGCAGATGAAGAAGACAGATTATACACATAAACATTATTGTTTATCTTTtgatattgctctcaaaatagcgggttgctgtaataagCAGCCCTCCAACACTAAATGGTGATTAAAGATCCTCGACAAACGTGACAGTCttatcttaccaaatcagggttttagatcaaatGTAATAAGCCTTATAATCAAGCATAAATACAAATATGAAGGAGTTGTgtactaaataaaataacagaatttaacacagaTAAACAGCCTCAACAAATAGAGATATAATTAGGCACAAATATATACTTGGTGCTAAAATTAACAACACACTAAGCCCAGATTGTCACGTTATCTCAATACACCACTATTATCATTAAGCAAACAAATCCACCCACaatagtgcaatcacacccaagtatttaatactagcagattgcacaaaattaaacagtaaataaagtgagGCAACGGACAACTCACAGTatgtagattgtctacgtgggaagatcagctcagcgaacacgaagttctatcccagaaaaccaattctgccgcccacgtccgggcttgcacagcaggaggttgacggagataatGGAGCCGCTGTTGAGGCCGTGTGAGACGTCCACGGCACTAGCCCAAGAAGTCaaacaccgcgcagcagggagcccaagcaccagACCACGATGGACAATAATCAGACGAACACAACACCACACAGGTGCACAAGAGGAGCACTGGAACACAGGAGAAACACACTGCACGCGAGCAGCAATTCCTCCTTTCTTTTTCCAATCACCACCAGCGAGTCAAACAAGAACGCCAGGACCAAAATAGATCAAACC of Zea mays cultivar B73 chromosome 8, Zm-B73-REFERENCE-NAM-5.0, whole genome shotgun sequence contains these proteins:
- the LOC103635396 gene encoding PLASMODESMATA CALLOSE-BINDING PROTEIN 2 isoform X1, which gives rise to MPLRPVHGFASLLVIFACHCHGGGSEQGADVAAERLERDVTSPLATVPVVDPTAAAAATTTQSPATGGSWCVASPSASATALRVALDYACGQGGADCSAIQQGGSCFSPDTVRDHASYAFNSYYQKNPVQTSCDFGGTAALTTADPSKLSSTRRGRDHQGTSTCQYPSTSTGASVLNTSTPLTPTNGSPPGPGYGSSPPAGYANSPPLYGNMSPPDYGDNISAAARALPGRKTTATAAVASLATTCLLTAALSLTVSG
- the LOC103635396 gene encoding PLASMODESMATA CALLOSE-BINDING PROTEIN 2 isoform X2 codes for the protein MPLRPVHGFASLLVIFACHCHGGGSEQGADVAAERLERDVTSPLATVPVVDPTAAAAATTTQSPATGGSWCVASPSASATALRVALDYACGQGGADCSAIQQGGSCFSPDTVRDHASYAFNSYYQKNPVQTSCDFGGTAALTTADPSTSTCQYPSTSTGASVLNTSTPLTPTNGSPPGPGYGSSPPAGYANSPPLYGNMSPPDYGDNISAAARALPGRKTTATAAVASLATTCLLTAALSLTVSG